One segment of Calliopsis andreniformis isolate RMS-2024a chromosome 1, iyCalAndr_principal, whole genome shotgun sequence DNA contains the following:
- the LOC143177275 gene encoding uncharacterized protein LOC143177275 isoform X3, which translates to MAAPVIEKKRFFCREWAFMKLSRCLEQRPASKTCGALIVGGPGSGKTALCAELAWPSAGANARHQRSLNRRLLARHFCQARSEASLSPAQFVRSLVAQLLQASSDGIHRASPSSPTPGSTTTTTTNTTTIPLTSREAVAEAYAEKLRTDPEIQAALQPDVLDRDPDDALKKALLFPLLEVEPPKSCLFLLVDSIDEGQTLNPPQTGTRDSRRENDNVSRTIAELLANHHHLFPQWLLLVCTARRQSKTISRMFTGFRKIALDDLRKPQVVRDVQQYILARLDQEDALRSKQTILCSIRQHISNDTAEMLNQLHIKSNGCFLYLEKVLDGVAENFIVLREVREIPGTLNGLYLWLCQRLFSRKQFAKVQPLLNVILAAKLPITPEILYKCVKTASASITLDDFNRRLHLLRRVISVSRAGALMLFHHSFAEWLLDVKHCTQKYLCFAVEGHAMLAAYYTLRGPDLNPDEICVLGQHLQRVITNVATTNCNLDVHSLQVLWMIGSGAPIENCYLDSSECILWPRQEIKLLRLLIDAGAKPSEKVVEDDASKDAISSSQVVSQDVSPMDESPSEPLTELLGESGDINQADSCGRTVLHTLAADGNASLLELALATCPQAKLEATDRHGQTPLNLAARHGYADVVRVLLAAGACADHADCDGWTALRAAAWGGHTQVVEMLLKHGALVDCADWDQRTALRAAAWGGHEDIVKALLQHGADVNRTDDEGRTALIAAAYMGHSEIVEHLLDFGAEINHADSDGRTALSVAALCVPSNHGYAKVVTILLERGAAVDHQDKDGMTPLLVAAFEGHRDVCELLLEYEADVDHCDATGRTPLWAAASMGHGSVVALLLFWGCYVDSIDNEGRTVLSVAAAQGGTDVVKQLLNRGLDEQHRDNSGWTPLHYAAFEGHIDVCEALLEAGAKIDETDNDGKGALMLAAQEGHATLVERLLEQHGAPIDQHAHDGKTALRLAALEGHYDTVRVLLSHNADVNAKDADGRSTLYILALENRLAMARFLLEHARADVESRDSEGRTPLHVSAWQGHVEMVALLLTEGAANVNACDNENRTPLHSAAWQGHAAIVRLLLEHGATPDHTCNQGATALGIAAQEGHEHCVRALLNHGADPSHSDHCGRNAIKVAAKSGHDTVVRLLEEHSANQRSLRPGINGGGSSSATSVTSNSTAETKPSSAILNPLSTQYSPAESPDSTKRRSCVSLGNNSSNSKSSSNLTGSTKSDQGKFNQNSMVNQTPLSFTQQLQQCSRGAKSRPLSKLLSPLKSEPQSPIYASPPHSPLSDSLIPYSPTNTSPPSAQTAASVIQSQLGVSLLAGSQNVPYKAQFGGYNHTPAIYEPINIKTEIIDKNDVNKPFELTNEMLGLNVGKEKKNGLDEKRNSADTHFTRDTHMRIILGNSGAGVGRSVKHASDHTPPSASNAKPKRNGLVSNPAMRLVAGVRNGIENATNRNKPITTRVNGFQWKAEARKETPL; encoded by the exons ATGGCAGCGCCAGTGATCGAGAAGAAGCGGTTCTTCTGCCGCGAATGGGCGTTTATGAAACTGTCCCGCTGCTTGGAGCAGAGGCCAGCGTCCAAGACATGCGGGGCACTAATTGTCGGCGGTCCAGGAAGCGGTAAGACTGCTCTATGCGCCGAGCTGGCCTGGCCCTCAGCTGGCGCTAATGCTAGACACCAGAGGTCCTTGAATCGGAGACTACTCGCTAGACACTTTTGTCAAGCCAGGAGCGAGGCTTCCTTGTCGCCGGCGCAGTTTGTTAGGTCCTTGGTCGCTCAGCTGCTACAGGCTAGCTCCGATGGGATTCATAG AGCGTCGCCAAGCTCCCCGACTCCTGGTAGCACCACGACAACGACTACAAACACCACAACGATCCCTTTAACCTCTAGGGAAGCTGTGGCTGAGGCTTACGCCGAGAAGCTTAGGACAGATCCTGAGATACAAGCTGCGCTGCAGCCAGACGTCCTAGATAGAGACCCCGATGACGCTTTAAAGAAGGCTCTACTGTTCCCCTTGCTGGAGGTCGAGCCACCAAAGAGTTGTCTGTTCCTGTTGGTCGATTCCATCGACGAGGGGCAGACCCTGAACCCGCCGCAAACTGGTACCAGAGACTCGAGAAGGGAGAACGACAATGTCAGTAGAACTATCGCTGAACTGTTAGCCAACCATCACCACTTGTTCCCTCAGTGGCTGTTGCTAGTCTGTACTGCTCGACGTCAGAGCAAAACTATCTCCAGGATGTTCACTGGGTTCCGAAAGATCGCGTTGGATGATCTGAGGAAGCCCCAGGTGGTGAGGGATGTTCAGCAGTACATCCTTGCGCGGTTGGATCAAGAAGATGCTCTCAG GTCTAAACAGACGATTCTCTGTTCCATCAGACAGCACATCTCGAACGACACGGCCGAGATGCTGAACCAGCTGCACATCAAGAGCAATGGCTGTTTTCTGTACCTGGAGAAGGTTCTCGACGGGGTGGCCGAGAACTTCATCGTCTTGCGAGAGGTGCGAGAGATTCCAGGCACCCTGAACGGCCTCTACCTATGGCTGTGCCAGAGACTCTTCAGCAGGAAGCAGTTTGCCAAAGTCCAGCCGCTGTTAAACGTGATCCTGGCAGCCAAGCTGCCCATCACTCCAGAGATTCTCTACAAATGCGTGAAAACAGCCAGCGCGAGCATCACCCTCGACGACTTCAATCGACGTCTGCACCTTCTTCGCAGAGTGATCTCGGTTTCCCGCGCTGGCGCGCTGATGCTGTTCCATCACAGTTTCGCCGAATGGCTACTCGACGTTAAACACTGTACACAGAAGTATCTGTGCTTCGCTGTCGAGGGTCACGCCATGCTGGCCGCGTATTACACCCTTCGCGGGCCAGACTTGAACCCTGATGAAATCTGTGTGCTGGGGCAACATCTGCAGCGAGTTATCACCAATGTGGCCACTACTAACTGCAATTTGGACGTGCACAGTCTTCAGGTACTCTGGATGATCGGCAGCGGAGCACCGATCGAGAATTGCTACTTAGATAGCTCCGAGTGTATCCTCTGGCCCAGGCAGGAGATCAAACTGTTGAGATTACTCATTGATGCTGGGGCTAAACCATCGGAGAAGGTCGTGGAAGATGATGCCAGCAAGGATGCTATTTCTTCTAGTCAGGTA GTCTCGCAAGACGTAAGTCCTATGGATGAATCTCCTAGTGAACCATTAACGGAACTCCTCGGCGAGAGCGGGGACATCAATCAAGCTGATTCTTGCGGGCGAACAGTGCTGCACACGCTTGCTGCGGATGGCAATGCATCCCTGCTAGAGCTTGCTCTAGCCACTTGTCCTCAG GCGAAACTGGAAGCTACTGACCGTCATGGTCAGACACCCTTGAACTTAGCAGCCAGACACGGTTACGCGGACGTGGTTCGTGTACTCCTAGCTGCTGGAGCCTGTGCAGACCATGCTGACTGCGACGGTTGGACCGCCCTCAGAGCTGCTGCCTGGGGCGGGCACACTCAG GTGGTCGAAATGCTGTTGAAGCACGGGGCATTGGTGGATTGCGCCGACTGGGATCAACGAACTGCGCTGAGAGCGGCCGCGTGGGGTGGCCACGAAGACATCGTTAAAGCACTTCTGCAGCACGGCGCCGACGTCAACAGAACGGATGACGAGGGCAGAACCGCTTTAATTGCCGCTGCCTACATGGGTCACAGCGAGATCGTTGAACACCTTCTAGACTTCGGCGCGGAGATCAATCACGCCGATAGCGACGGGAGGACTGCTCTCAGCGTCGCTGCTCTGTGTGTTCCCTCGAATCATGGCTATGCAAAA GTGGTTACAATACTCCTAGAGAGAGGTGCCGCCGTTGATCACCAAGACAAAGATGGCATGACACCTTTGTTAGTTGCTGCGTTCGAGGGGCATAGAGACGTCTGTGAGTTGCTCTTGGAATATGAGGCAGACGTGGATCACTGTGATGCCACGGGTCGCACACCTTTGTGGGCAGCTGCCAGCATGGGCCACGGATCTGTCGTTGCACTTTTGCTATTCTGGGGATGTTACGTAGACAGCATTGACAACGAGGGTAGGACTGTTCTGAGCGTGGCTGCTGCACAAGGTGGTacggatgtggtgaagcaactgcTGAACAGAG gtttggacGAGCAACACAGAGACAATTCCGGCTGGACACCTTTGCACTACGCAGCATTTGAGGGTCATATAGACGTTTGCGAGGCATTGTTGGAAGCTGGTGCCAAAATTGACGAAACTGACAACGATGGGAAAGGAGCTTTGATGCTCGCTGCACAAGAGGGACACGCTACCTTAGTTGAGAGGCTACTCGAGCAACATGGTGCACCGATTGATCAACATGctcatgatgggaaaactgcctTGAG ACTTGCAGCTCTGGAAGGACACTACGATACTGTCAGAGTGCTACTATCTCACAATGCTGATGTGAATGCGAAGGATGCAGATGGCAGAAGCACTCTCTACATCCTCGCTTTGGAAAACAGACTAGCAATGGCACGATTTCTGTTGGAACATGCGCGCGCTGATGTGGAAAGCAGAGATTCAGAA GGTAGAACTCCTCTACACGTGAGTGCTTGGCAAGGACACGTCGAGATGGTAGCTTTATTACTAACAGAaggtgcagccaatgtgaatgcCTGCGACAACGAAAACAGAACTCCGCTACACTCTGCAGCGTGGCAAGGCCACGCAGCTATTGTCAGACTGCTCTTGGAACATGGAGCTACTCCTGATCACACTTGCAATCAAGGCGCAACGGCTCTAG GCATTGCTGCACAAGAAGGACACGAACACTGTGTGCGAGCACTCCTGAATCACGGTGCTGATCCCAGTCACTCTGATCATTGTGGACGGAACGCCATCAAAGTGGCTGCAAAAAGTGGCCATGACACTGTGGTTAGGCTACTCGAAGAACATTCTGCTAATCAACGAAGTTTGAGACCTGGCATTAATGGAG GTGGAAGTAGTAGTGCTACTTCAGTGACctcgaattcaacggcagaaacgAAACCATCGTcggcgattctgaatcctctctcGACTCAGTACAGCCCAGCAGAATCCCCAGACTCGACGAAGAGGAGAAGCTGCGTGTCCCTAGGCAATAACTCTAGTAATAGCAAATCCAGTAGTAATTTGACAGGCAGCACAAAAAGCGATCAAGGGAAATTCAACCAGAACTCGATGGTGAATCAG ACACCATTATCTTTCACGCAACAACTCCAACAATGTTCGAGGGGGGCGAAGAGTCGACCACTCAGCAAACTCTTATCGCCTCTGAAAAGCGAACCGCAGAGTCCGATTTACGCGTCGCCACCACACTCACCATTAAGCGACAGCCTCATACCTTACTCGCCCACGAACACGAGTCCACCGAGTGCTCAAACAGCAGCGAGCGTAATACAGAGTCAGCTGGGGGTGTCGCTGTTAGCTGGGAGCCAGAACGTGCCGTACAAAGCGCAGTTCGGTGGCTACAATCACACGCCAGCTATTTACGAGCCGATAAACATAAAGACCGAGATCATCGACAAAAACGACGTTAACAAGCCTTTCGAATTGACGAACGAAATGCTAGGTTTGAACGTCGGGAAGGAGAAGAAGAACGGGCTGGATGAGAAGAGGAACTCGGCGGACACACATTTCACTAGGGACACTCACATGAGGATAATATTAGGGAATAGCGGAGCTGGCGTTGGTAGGAGCGTGAAACACGCTTCTGATCACACACCCCCCAG TGCAAGTAATGCGAAACCAAAGCGCAATGGCTTGGTGTCCAACCCAGCCATGAGATTAGTAGCGGGCGTTAGAAATGGAATTGAGAATGCAACTAATAGGAATAAACCTATTACAACCCGAGTAAATGGATTTCAGTGGAAAGCAGAGGCACGAAAGGAAACACCTTTGTAG
- the LOC143177275 gene encoding uncharacterized protein LOC143177275 isoform X4, which produces MAAPVIEKKRFFCREWAFMKLSRCLEQRPASKTCGALIVGGPGSGKTALCAELAWPSAGANARHQRSLNRRLLARHFCQARSEASLSPAQFVRSLVAQLLQASSDGIHRASPSSPTPGSTTTTTTNTTTIPLTSREAVAEAYAEKLRTDPEIQAALQPDVLDRDPDDALKKALLFPLLEVEPPKSCLFLLVDSIDEGQTLNPPQTGTRDSRRENDNVSRTIAELLANHHHLFPQWLLLVCTARRQSKTISRMFTGFRKIALDDLRKPQVVRDVQQYILARLDQEDALRQHISNDTAEMLNQLHIKSNGCFLYLEKVLDGVAENFIVLREVREIPGTLNGLYLWLCQRLFSRKQFAKVQPLLNVILAAKLPITPEILYKCVKTASASITLDDFNRRLHLLRRVISVSRAGALMLFHHSFAEWLLDVKHCTQKYLCFAVEGHAMLAAYYTLRGPDLNPDEICVLGQHLQRVITNVATTNCNLDVHSLQVLWMIGSGAPIENCYLDSSECILWPRQEIKLLRLLIDAGAKPSEKVVEDDASKDAISSSQVVSQDVSPMDESPSEPLTELLGESGDINQADSCGRTVLHTLAADGNASLLELALATCPQAKLEATDRHGQTPLNLAARHGYADVVRVLLAAGACADHADCDGWTALRAAAWGGHTQVVEMLLKHGALVDCADWDQRTALRAAAWGGHEDIVKALLQHGADVNRTDDEGRTALIAAAYMGHSEIVEHLLDFGAEINHADSDGRTALSVAALCVPSNHGYAKVVTILLERGAAVDHQDKDGMTPLLVAAFEGHRDVCELLLEYEADVDHCDATGRTPLWAAASMGHGSVVALLLFWGCYVDSIDNEGRTVLSVAAAQGGTDVVKQLLNRGLDEQHRDNSGWTPLHYAAFEGHIDVCEALLEAGAKIDETDNDGKGALMLAAQEGHATLVERLLEQHGAPIDQHAHDGKTALRLAALEGHYDTVRVLLSHNADVNAKDADGRSTLYILALENRLAMARFLLEHARADVESRDSEGRTPLHVSAWQGHVEMVALLLTEGAANVNACDNENRTPLHSAAWQGHAAIVRLLLEHGATPDHTCNQGATALGIAAQEGHEHCVRALLNHGADPSHSDHCGRNAIKVAAKSGHDTVVRLLEEHSANQRSLRPGINGGGSSSATSVTSNSTAETKPSSAILNPLSTQYSPAESPDSTKRRSCVSLGNNSSNSKSSSNLTGSTKSDQGKFNQNSMVNQVIKTPLSFTQQLQQCSRGAKSRPLSKLLSPLKSEPQSPIYASPPHSPLSDSLIPYSPTNTSPPSAQTAASVIQSQLGVSLLAGSQNVPYKAQFGGYNHTPAIYEPINIKTEIIDKNDVNKPFELTNEMLGLNVGKEKKNGLDEKRNSADTHFTRDTHMRIILGNSGAGVGRSVKHASDHTPPSASNAKPKRNGLVSNPAMRLVAGVRNGIENATNRNKPITTRVNGFQWKAEARKETPL; this is translated from the exons ATGGCAGCGCCAGTGATCGAGAAGAAGCGGTTCTTCTGCCGCGAATGGGCGTTTATGAAACTGTCCCGCTGCTTGGAGCAGAGGCCAGCGTCCAAGACATGCGGGGCACTAATTGTCGGCGGTCCAGGAAGCGGTAAGACTGCTCTATGCGCCGAGCTGGCCTGGCCCTCAGCTGGCGCTAATGCTAGACACCAGAGGTCCTTGAATCGGAGACTACTCGCTAGACACTTTTGTCAAGCCAGGAGCGAGGCTTCCTTGTCGCCGGCGCAGTTTGTTAGGTCCTTGGTCGCTCAGCTGCTACAGGCTAGCTCCGATGGGATTCATAG AGCGTCGCCAAGCTCCCCGACTCCTGGTAGCACCACGACAACGACTACAAACACCACAACGATCCCTTTAACCTCTAGGGAAGCTGTGGCTGAGGCTTACGCCGAGAAGCTTAGGACAGATCCTGAGATACAAGCTGCGCTGCAGCCAGACGTCCTAGATAGAGACCCCGATGACGCTTTAAAGAAGGCTCTACTGTTCCCCTTGCTGGAGGTCGAGCCACCAAAGAGTTGTCTGTTCCTGTTGGTCGATTCCATCGACGAGGGGCAGACCCTGAACCCGCCGCAAACTGGTACCAGAGACTCGAGAAGGGAGAACGACAATGTCAGTAGAACTATCGCTGAACTGTTAGCCAACCATCACCACTTGTTCCCTCAGTGGCTGTTGCTAGTCTGTACTGCTCGACGTCAGAGCAAAACTATCTCCAGGATGTTCACTGGGTTCCGAAAGATCGCGTTGGATGATCTGAGGAAGCCCCAGGTGGTGAGGGATGTTCAGCAGTACATCCTTGCGCGGTTGGATCAAGAAGATGCTCTCAG ACAGCACATCTCGAACGACACGGCCGAGATGCTGAACCAGCTGCACATCAAGAGCAATGGCTGTTTTCTGTACCTGGAGAAGGTTCTCGACGGGGTGGCCGAGAACTTCATCGTCTTGCGAGAGGTGCGAGAGATTCCAGGCACCCTGAACGGCCTCTACCTATGGCTGTGCCAGAGACTCTTCAGCAGGAAGCAGTTTGCCAAAGTCCAGCCGCTGTTAAACGTGATCCTGGCAGCCAAGCTGCCCATCACTCCAGAGATTCTCTACAAATGCGTGAAAACAGCCAGCGCGAGCATCACCCTCGACGACTTCAATCGACGTCTGCACCTTCTTCGCAGAGTGATCTCGGTTTCCCGCGCTGGCGCGCTGATGCTGTTCCATCACAGTTTCGCCGAATGGCTACTCGACGTTAAACACTGTACACAGAAGTATCTGTGCTTCGCTGTCGAGGGTCACGCCATGCTGGCCGCGTATTACACCCTTCGCGGGCCAGACTTGAACCCTGATGAAATCTGTGTGCTGGGGCAACATCTGCAGCGAGTTATCACCAATGTGGCCACTACTAACTGCAATTTGGACGTGCACAGTCTTCAGGTACTCTGGATGATCGGCAGCGGAGCACCGATCGAGAATTGCTACTTAGATAGCTCCGAGTGTATCCTCTGGCCCAGGCAGGAGATCAAACTGTTGAGATTACTCATTGATGCTGGGGCTAAACCATCGGAGAAGGTCGTGGAAGATGATGCCAGCAAGGATGCTATTTCTTCTAGTCAGGTA GTCTCGCAAGACGTAAGTCCTATGGATGAATCTCCTAGTGAACCATTAACGGAACTCCTCGGCGAGAGCGGGGACATCAATCAAGCTGATTCTTGCGGGCGAACAGTGCTGCACACGCTTGCTGCGGATGGCAATGCATCCCTGCTAGAGCTTGCTCTAGCCACTTGTCCTCAG GCGAAACTGGAAGCTACTGACCGTCATGGTCAGACACCCTTGAACTTAGCAGCCAGACACGGTTACGCGGACGTGGTTCGTGTACTCCTAGCTGCTGGAGCCTGTGCAGACCATGCTGACTGCGACGGTTGGACCGCCCTCAGAGCTGCTGCCTGGGGCGGGCACACTCAG GTGGTCGAAATGCTGTTGAAGCACGGGGCATTGGTGGATTGCGCCGACTGGGATCAACGAACTGCGCTGAGAGCGGCCGCGTGGGGTGGCCACGAAGACATCGTTAAAGCACTTCTGCAGCACGGCGCCGACGTCAACAGAACGGATGACGAGGGCAGAACCGCTTTAATTGCCGCTGCCTACATGGGTCACAGCGAGATCGTTGAACACCTTCTAGACTTCGGCGCGGAGATCAATCACGCCGATAGCGACGGGAGGACTGCTCTCAGCGTCGCTGCTCTGTGTGTTCCCTCGAATCATGGCTATGCAAAA GTGGTTACAATACTCCTAGAGAGAGGTGCCGCCGTTGATCACCAAGACAAAGATGGCATGACACCTTTGTTAGTTGCTGCGTTCGAGGGGCATAGAGACGTCTGTGAGTTGCTCTTGGAATATGAGGCAGACGTGGATCACTGTGATGCCACGGGTCGCACACCTTTGTGGGCAGCTGCCAGCATGGGCCACGGATCTGTCGTTGCACTTTTGCTATTCTGGGGATGTTACGTAGACAGCATTGACAACGAGGGTAGGACTGTTCTGAGCGTGGCTGCTGCACAAGGTGGTacggatgtggtgaagcaactgcTGAACAGAG gtttggacGAGCAACACAGAGACAATTCCGGCTGGACACCTTTGCACTACGCAGCATTTGAGGGTCATATAGACGTTTGCGAGGCATTGTTGGAAGCTGGTGCCAAAATTGACGAAACTGACAACGATGGGAAAGGAGCTTTGATGCTCGCTGCACAAGAGGGACACGCTACCTTAGTTGAGAGGCTACTCGAGCAACATGGTGCACCGATTGATCAACATGctcatgatgggaaaactgcctTGAG ACTTGCAGCTCTGGAAGGACACTACGATACTGTCAGAGTGCTACTATCTCACAATGCTGATGTGAATGCGAAGGATGCAGATGGCAGAAGCACTCTCTACATCCTCGCTTTGGAAAACAGACTAGCAATGGCACGATTTCTGTTGGAACATGCGCGCGCTGATGTGGAAAGCAGAGATTCAGAA GGTAGAACTCCTCTACACGTGAGTGCTTGGCAAGGACACGTCGAGATGGTAGCTTTATTACTAACAGAaggtgcagccaatgtgaatgcCTGCGACAACGAAAACAGAACTCCGCTACACTCTGCAGCGTGGCAAGGCCACGCAGCTATTGTCAGACTGCTCTTGGAACATGGAGCTACTCCTGATCACACTTGCAATCAAGGCGCAACGGCTCTAG GCATTGCTGCACAAGAAGGACACGAACACTGTGTGCGAGCACTCCTGAATCACGGTGCTGATCCCAGTCACTCTGATCATTGTGGACGGAACGCCATCAAAGTGGCTGCAAAAAGTGGCCATGACACTGTGGTTAGGCTACTCGAAGAACATTCTGCTAATCAACGAAGTTTGAGACCTGGCATTAATGGAG GTGGAAGTAGTAGTGCTACTTCAGTGACctcgaattcaacggcagaaacgAAACCATCGTcggcgattctgaatcctctctcGACTCAGTACAGCCCAGCAGAATCCCCAGACTCGACGAAGAGGAGAAGCTGCGTGTCCCTAGGCAATAACTCTAGTAATAGCAAATCCAGTAGTAATTTGACAGGCAGCACAAAAAGCGATCAAGGGAAATTCAACCAGAACTCGATGGTGAATCAGGTAATAAAA ACACCATTATCTTTCACGCAACAACTCCAACAATGTTCGAGGGGGGCGAAGAGTCGACCACTCAGCAAACTCTTATCGCCTCTGAAAAGCGAACCGCAGAGTCCGATTTACGCGTCGCCACCACACTCACCATTAAGCGACAGCCTCATACCTTACTCGCCCACGAACACGAGTCCACCGAGTGCTCAAACAGCAGCGAGCGTAATACAGAGTCAGCTGGGGGTGTCGCTGTTAGCTGGGAGCCAGAACGTGCCGTACAAAGCGCAGTTCGGTGGCTACAATCACACGCCAGCTATTTACGAGCCGATAAACATAAAGACCGAGATCATCGACAAAAACGACGTTAACAAGCCTTTCGAATTGACGAACGAAATGCTAGGTTTGAACGTCGGGAAGGAGAAGAAGAACGGGCTGGATGAGAAGAGGAACTCGGCGGACACACATTTCACTAGGGACACTCACATGAGGATAATATTAGGGAATAGCGGAGCTGGCGTTGGTAGGAGCGTGAAACACGCTTCTGATCACACACCCCCCAG TGCAAGTAATGCGAAACCAAAGCGCAATGGCTTGGTGTCCAACCCAGCCATGAGATTAGTAGCGGGCGTTAGAAATGGAATTGAGAATGCAACTAATAGGAATAAACCTATTACAACCCGAGTAAATGGATTTCAGTGGAAAGCAGAGGCACGAAAGGAAACACCTTTGTAG